The sequence ACCCCTCTCCTATTGCTGGATGTTCGACTCCAAAAACTTTATCCTACTCTGAATTGCCCTTTGTTGAAGTCTTGCATTTTTTAAGGCAAATTCCATTCTCTGTCTCCTGAGCTGAATAAATTTCTCTCTTTGTTGAGGTGTCAAGATGCTGAAAAACTTATCCATATACTCAGCCCTCTGCTTGATTCTCATTTTAGCATTTTGCATAGACTCATCAACAAAAACCTTTCTATTGAAACCGTTAGCCTTTAAGGCATCATTCAAAGGCATCTTATATCTTGTATTTTTTGTCATAAATCTACTGCGATACTCATACCTTAAATCTTCAATCTTTTTTACCTGAGCCGGCGTAAGGTTTAACTGGGTTTCCATAAATTTAATCCCTCTAACATTATAACCCATCATAGCCTTTGAATGATAAGGACCACCCTGGAAATTTGCACACCTCATGCCCCCTTGAGCCATTGGTCTCATTAGAGAGCCTTGCATGGGTAACCTAGCAGAAGCCGTATTAACATAAAATGCCCCGGAGCTTAGTAATGCCCCACCCAATAAAAACGAAACAAGAGCTTTCTTCATAAAGCACCTCCTCTTAAAGTCTTGGATGTATATTAATAGAACTAAACAAACGTGGTTTAAATGAAATGTAAATGAATTATAAACAAGCTAAAAAGTAATCTTAGGCAAAAATTAAACTGCATCCTTGTGATGTTGTGGCCTCTTTAGAATAACAAGAGCTGGAATCAAAACAACAAACATAATAGCACAAAAATAAAAAGCATCATTAAATGCCAGCATCATGGACTGCCTCAGCAACTCTTTATAGATAACTCCCATCTGCTGCATAACTGAATGAAATTTTAACGATAACATCTGTTGAGCCTGAACAAATGCCTCATTGGTTGGAATCAAGTTCTCAACGAGCCTTTCTTGGTGGAATTGAGCCCTTCTTGTTAATATCGTTGTAACAATAGCTGTTCCAAAGCTTCCGCCTATATTCCTAATAAAATTAAACATGCCAGAGGCATTACCCATCTCCTCATTACTAATGCCAGCAAATGTAGCAGCAGCCAAAGGAACAAAGAAGGTAGCCATAGATATACCCTGTATAGCCCTGGGTGTTATTACACTTAAAAAATCAGCAGACAGATTAAAGTGTGCCATCATATTTATAGCTATATAATTAACTATAAAACTAATAAAAAGAACTTTTCTTGGATCTGCCCCTTTTTCTAAAAACTTACCCACTATAGGCATTCCTATCATAGTAGTTAAAGCACCAGGCCCCAACACAAGACCTGCTAAAAATGCATTATACCCCATAAGATTTTGGAGATACAAAGGCAAAAGCACAACACTTCCAAAGAAACTAAAAAATCCAAAAAACATCAATGCATTTCCCGTAGAGAAAGATCTATCTTTAAAAATCCTCAAATTTACCACTGGGTGTTTCTCTTTCAACTCATGCCAGATAAACAGAACAAAGCCAAAAAATGAGATAATAGCCAATGTAGTTATAAAACGAGACTCAAACCAGTCCTTGCGTTGGGCATTATCAAGAAGTACCTGCAAAGCCCCAACAGCTATAGCAAGATAGGCCAGGCCTTTGTAATCTATAGGAGTTTTCTTTATGTTCTTTATATAGCTTGGATCAAAGACAAATAGATTTACAAGTACAAAAGATAAAAGACCTATAGGTACATTAATATAAAAAATCCAGCGCCAGCCCCAGTTATCTGTTATCCAACCACCCAAAACGGGCCCTAAAATTGGAGCGACAACCACACCCATACCGTAGACTGCCATAGCCATGCCATGCTCTTTTTTAGGAAAGGATTCAAGCAAAATAGCCTGAGAGACAGGCTGAAGGCCACCACCCGCTATGCCTTGCAAAAATCTTAAGACGACCAGAAAAATAAAGGTTGGTGCATAGCCACAGGCAAAAGAAAATAGGGTAAACAAAAAAATTGAGGCAAGTAGATACCTCTTCCTACCGAATCTAATAGCAAGCCAACCGGTTATCGGAATGATTATAGCATTTGAAACCATGTAGGATGTCAAAACCCATGTAGATTCATCCAAACTTATACTCAAATCACCTTGGATATGAGGAAGCGAAACATTTACTATGGTTGTATCTATGATTTCCATTATTGTGGGCAACATCACCGCTATGGCGACGAGCCACTTATTGGTTTTTCTCTCTTCCATCTATTTAACAAGCACTGTTGTGTATGCGCTCATACCGACTCTCAAAGGCACATTGGGTCTTTTCTTGAAAAGTATCTTTACAGGTATTCTTTGTGTCACCTTTATCCAATTGCCCGATGCGTTTTGTGGAGGAAATAGCGAAAACACCTCACCGGTTCCATATTGGATACTATCCAAAAAGCCTTCAAACTTTTTGCCTGGGTATGCGTCAATTTCAATCACAACCTTCATACCTTTTCTCATTTTTTCTATCTGGGATTCTTTATAATTGGCAACAATCCAGGCTCCTTTGTCTGGCACTATAGCGCATATTGGTATTTGAGGTGATACAAATTTTCCTGTCTCAACGCTCTTTTTGGTTATGAAACCGTCATAGGGGGCTTTGATCTTGGTGTAAGACAGGTTGAGCTTTGCATTTTCTAAAGATGCCTTTGCAGCATCAAGGTCCTTCTGCGCACTTTTGTATTCTGCTTTTGCCTGATTCAACTTTTCGTTTTCGGCTTTAAGAGATGCCTTTATAACATTGTAATTTGTAAGATAATATTCGTATTTGTCTTTAGGTATAACCTTAAGTTTGAAAAGTCTTTCTGCTCTTTGGTAATCCCACTGTGCTTTTTTAAACTTAGAACTGTAAAGCTCGATCTCGGCCTCAACAAGGGGGATAGCCGTTTTGGCCTGGGATAGCCTTGCTTTTGCAAGCTCAACATTAGCTTTGGCCGCCTTAAGTGCAATCTCGAATGGTTTTGGGTCTATAACAGCCAGTACTTGCCCTTTTTTAACATATTGATTATCATCTATAAAAACTCTTAATATTGTTCCTGAAACCCTCGGATTAACCCAATAAATATCGTTTGTTATATAGGCGTCGTCTGTTGATATATGGGTTCTCTTGTACTGAATAAACAGAAATACAGCCAAACCAAAAACAACTAAAATAAAAATCAAAATAAATTTCTTGCTAACACCATTTTTAATCTTTTCCTTTTCCATCGAAACCTCTCCTTTGGTTTATATATTCCTCGGCGTTTTGGGACATCTTTTTCAAAAGCTCATAAGCCTTCTTTTTATCTTTTAAGTCAAAATCCTTGCAAAGCACATCATCCCACTCCAGAGCAAGTAGTCTTATCTGTTTTCTTACCTCTATAGCCTTTTGAGTAGGATAAAGGTTATATGAACGCTTGTCTTTTTCTGAAATCTTGCGAATTAAATATCCATTTTTCTCTAAAACTTTAATGGCCTTAGCTGTTGTACTTTTATTTATCTTAAGCATACAGCTAAGGCCCTCCTGCGTAATACCAGGATTGTCAACCATAAATATAAAAAACATTAACTGACTAGATGTCATATTAAACGGCTTTAATTTTTCATTGGCATGAATCATGGAGTATCTGTATAGAATAGAAATCCATTTGCCCAGAGGCTCTTTGTCCAAAAAACCCTCCATTATTTTGACTATATACCAAAAATTAGTTTCAATTGCAACTAATTTAAGGCTTAAAAATTCACAGCCATAGAAATAAACACAAGCCAAGGTGTAGTCTATTCACCTATTATTTTTATCAAAACCCTCTTGGGTCTCTGACCGTCGAATTCGCCATAGAATATCTGCTCCCATGGGCCAAAATCAAGCCTACCTTCTGTTATTGCCACAACCACCTCTCTACCCATAACCTGCCTTTTTAGGTGTGCATCGCCGTTATCCTCTCCAGTTAGATTATGTTTATATCTACT comes from Hippea maritima DSM 10411 and encodes:
- a CDS encoding DHA2 family efflux MFS transporter permease subunit — translated: MEERKTNKWLVAIAVMLPTIMEIIDTTIVNVSLPHIQGDLSISLDESTWVLTSYMVSNAIIIPITGWLAIRFGRKRYLLASIFLFTLFSFACGYAPTFIFLVVLRFLQGIAGGGLQPVSQAILLESFPKKEHGMAMAVYGMGVVVAPILGPVLGGWITDNWGWRWIFYINVPIGLLSFVLVNLFVFDPSYIKNIKKTPIDYKGLAYLAIAVGALQVLLDNAQRKDWFESRFITTLAIISFFGFVLFIWHELKEKHPVVNLRIFKDRSFSTGNALMFFGFFSFFGSVVLLPLYLQNLMGYNAFLAGLVLGPGALTTMIGMPIVGKFLEKGADPRKVLFISFIVNYIAINMMAHFNLSADFLSVITPRAIQGISMATFFVPLAAATFAGISNEEMGNASGMFNFIRNIGGSFGTAIVTTILTRRAQFHQERLVENLIPTNEAFVQAQQMLSLKFHSVMQQMGVIYKELLRQSMMLAFNDAFYFCAIMFVVLIPALVILKRPQHHKDAV
- a CDS encoding MarR family winged helix-turn-helix transcriptional regulator codes for the protein MEGFLDKEPLGKWISILYRYSMIHANEKLKPFNMTSSQLMFFIFMVDNPGITQEGLSCMLKINKSTTAKAIKVLEKNGYLIRKISEKDKRSYNLYPTQKAIEVRKQIRLLALEWDDVLCKDFDLKDKKKAYELLKKMSQNAEEYINQRRGFDGKGKD
- a CDS encoding HlyD family secretion protein encodes the protein MEKEKIKNGVSKKFILIFILVVFGLAVFLFIQYKRTHISTDDAYITNDIYWVNPRVSGTILRVFIDDNQYVKKGQVLAVIDPKPFEIALKAAKANVELAKARLSQAKTAIPLVEAEIELYSSKFKKAQWDYQRAERLFKLKVIPKDKYEYYLTNYNVIKASLKAENEKLNQAKAEYKSAQKDLDAAKASLENAKLNLSYTKIKAPYDGFITKKSVETGKFVSPQIPICAIVPDKGAWIVANYKESQIEKMRKGMKVVIEIDAYPGKKFEGFLDSIQYGTGEVFSLFPPQNASGNWIKVTQRIPVKILFKKRPNVPLRVGMSAYTTVLVK
- a CDS encoding Spy/CpxP family protein refolding chaperone translates to MKKALVSFLLGGALLSSGAFYVNTASARLPMQGSLMRPMAQGGMRCANFQGGPYHSKAMMGYNVRGIKFMETQLNLTPAQVKKIEDLRYEYRSRFMTKNTRYKMPLNDALKANGFNRKVFVDESMQNAKMRIKQRAEYMDKFFSILTPQQREKFIQLRRQRMEFALKNARLQQRAIQSRIKFLESNIQQ